The genomic window AGACAAACCAAATTTTAAAGTGCCTTAATACAATATACAAAGCGAGCAAGCAACAAACAAATTCAAGCCCCAAGAGAAAAATGAAAGCCACTAATTAAAGTGCTTTACACATAAATCTAGAAACACTATATGATTCTAGGTTCATCTGATCTTTTGAAGAAAAGTATGAAGAACCCAAATGGTCTAGGTGTAAATCTAATGAACGGAAAAATAATTGCATTCACTAAGTTCATAACAAACGTGAAAAAAGATTCCCCTCCAAAACTCATTTGCAACACTTGCCTGAAGACAAAGAAGAACGACAATCCGACAATAATAGCTGCAATACCAACAGGAGAAGATCCCAAAACAGCAAATGTTCCTGTTCCAAATGCTACAATCATTGTTGCTATAGCCACCAATGTGAAGGAGAATGCCACTTCAGAGAAGTAATAGTCCAACCACTTAGCTTTGTTTAGCGGCGAAAAGAGATGTATGAAAGCTGCAGAAGCAGCCATAACTAAAGATATGGTGTTGGATACAATGAATGCTTTGAAAGAAGGTTTGTGTCCTAATATAGGACTACCCTTATGATCACCATCTTGTTCTGTACCTCCGGGTAAGGTAAATGCAGCTGCAAATGTCACTGTTGCAATTAGAGTGGCCACTATAAGATGTGATTCCTTTGCTTCTTTCGTGAATTCTAACTTTTTAGTACCCTTTCCTAGTCTATCCCTTTCATCTAAATGTTGACTTCCTATACCTCCAGCTTTTTCTAATTGCATTATCAACCTCTGCATTTGGGTAGTAAAATGTTAACTACCTTATACAtaataatcaaattagtccctcagTTTTAATCAAATTTGATTGTTATCTCAAACATATAAACTCCTTCAATCTTTAACCTTTTCTGAATTCCAAATATGTTTATCCTTATTTATACAAAAATAATGTCTAATTTAAATGAGAAAATCTTTTGACTTACTTTTTTGGTCAATACTCTATCAGCATCCTCAGCAATAGCATAAGCAACATCAAGGGCCGTTTGGTCATTCTTGTTCAAAGCAAGTCTGTCCACTCGGTTATGATACACCAATTCCCTACTCTGAATCCGAGAACTTGCAAGGTGATGGAGAGGTGTATCTCCATAAATATCCTTCTCATTATAAAGGTGACTCAACGACAACTTTCTCATTATTTTAGCAACTATATGTGAAGATCCTCCTTTCACAGCATAATGAAGAACGTTCCAACCTTTGTTGTCTACTATTTCTGAACAACCTTGGTAGTGTTTTACAAATGTGTCCACGATTTCCTCGTGCCCAAAATATGCTGCAATGTGAAAGGCAGTTCTACCTTCCTTATCTTGCATGTATGCTGTGTCTGTGTTCCTATCTTCATTCAGCAATAATGTTGTCATATCTGTGTTTCCATCTTTTACTGCATAATGAAGAGGAATCCAACCTTTTCTTCCATCCGCATGTTTGATGGCGCTTCTTACATGTTCGTTCTTCATAAGGTCTTTTACCATTCCTAGATGATTACATCGTTTATATAATTTTcagttaaaatatatattatcttCAAAAAGTTATGTTTGAGGACAAGAAGATGCAATACCTATGTCACTGTTAATCACAGCTGCGTGCAATGCTGTTCGATCGTTGGGGCCTTCATATGCTGGTGATTCCACTTTCACTAATATCTTATCCACAATTCTCTTATATTTTCTCTCTGAAGCTATATAGAGCGGTGTTTCATTCTCATTGTTAGCAACATTATTAATAGATTTATCAAGATTCAACAATATGTCGACTACTTCAATGTGGTTATGGCGCACTGCCTCATGCAATGCAGTGTCACCAGTCTTGGATTTTGCTCTCATAAGCTCTTTCTCTGCTCTTCTCCCAGCTTCAATGTCATCATGAAAACTCTTGGCACTCTCTATCAACAATTTTGTTACGCCCGAATGTCCGTACCTATGATAAATCAGATACATGAAACTTAACTATTAAACTGCTGACttaattatttactaaattaAAACTAGTCAAGAAAGTTATTatagaaaagtatgcaaagtctAGTTTCCAATGCAATTGTCGtgcatttataaaaataaaatgtttaaaatcTTCTCCTAATAGTAATTTTAACTTGTGTCCTTAGCTTGCGTTTGGAAGGGAAACAGAGACAGGGAGTTTACAAAGTTATATGGTCATATTTGTATGTTATGAGTTTACAAAGTTATCATATTTAATAGTCAAATTCATATTCGTAATATTGCGCATTATAGGTTGGTACCTTGCTGCCAGATGAAGTGGAGTTTCTCCCTTGGCGTTGGCGATTAGAACCTGGCCTCCACATTTATCCAGAACCTTCTTCACAAAATCTTCCGAAACAGTTGATCTTTCGGATCTTTTGTTTAGAAGATAAAACAACGGTTGGGGTGGGGAAACAGTTTGAGCTGGTATAGTGATTGCAGATGTTAAGTGTAGATGAAGGATGGTGTTATTGTTTGGAGTGAGTAGATGCTCAATGTTTTGGACATCATTGAATGCATCGAAATTGCCTTCGATTGCAGCGTTGTATAAAGTACAATCAATACTCTTCCGCCTGCCACTTCCAGCCATAAGGCTGATGATGACAACTGAAACAATGCACAGTTACCTCTGTTTTGGAGATTGGTTTCAAAGCTCAAATTAAATGTGACCaactattaataataaataagtaGTAGCATTTGTCTCATCATACACAAACTAGTCCAATCAAATATATACCTTGCTTTGGAGACAGGTTTTATAACAAAAGTGAGACGGATTCATAAACAAATAGCTGTTTCTGTCACAAATTACATAATTAGTtcattattatataatatataatttataaggtTATTTTAATCTCTTTTTTTCTATAGTATATTTACTTTAATATATTctctatataatatatatgtggTTTTAAGATGCCAATACAGCAAGTGTTATAACATTTCCTTTAGCTGTAACAAccattaatttttttgtaataacACTTAAAACATGGATGCTTTGGCTCTCAAGAATTTAGAGTCCATCCCCTAAAGCAAGGTATCAACTATGCACTACctagcaaaaataaataaataaataaataaagcttgGCACTCTCTAAGTAAGAAAGTTTCACTTCTACTGAAGTATTTTTTACATGATTCTCGATAACAAAGATCTAATTATCCAATGCACATAAGTCTTCAACTTATGTGGCCTTAAAAGTACTTAGTGGATAATCAAATGCTATAGCACTAATGTATGGTGTGAAGAATGCCACAAAATCTCACAATAACCATTGACAGCAAAGTGATAAAATTTTATAGTTTGATCAAAGTGAGGAACTCAAATTAATACAGCCGAAAACCTAATTACAAAATTGAAAGCAGTATAAAAacccaattgaaaggaaaaatataaggacctaattgtAAATTTGGTAAATCTATAAagactaataaaataattaaaccataTCAATatttaactattatttttatacaAAGACATTTTTATCCAAGTAATTTCCATTTCTATTCTtgaagcaaaatccaagatctatattatatatagataatacaaataatacaatataaaccaATAACTATGATTCAACCTATTTCAGAGANNNNNNNNNNNNNNNNNNNNNGTTAGTAGAAGTAATATAGAAAAGTAAAGTATAAAATTTTAAGGCAGCAAAGTTAACAAAAAAAAGTGAAGaaacaaatcaaaccaaaatacaaAATTCGATAATGTGGtcattttttaaagaaaaaaaccaGAGAGAAAAATAATTCATTATTACCAGAAAAGAAAAACTTTAAGAATATGCTTACACATGAGTGGATGATAATGATGTAAACATTTACTGAAAATCTGAAGGCAACTGGGTATAAGTTATAACTGTAATATCTTTTTAACAGCCATCTTACATGTCATCATGATACATTTGCACTGGTTGAATTGTGCTACGATCATTTTATTTCCATCCAACTCAACATATACTGCTGCATCCCaacatatttttctcttttttgtaaCATAGATCTTATCTATGGTTCAAATTTGatgatcttttttattatatacGTGCATCTATTTCTTTACATATGAACCATTGATGGTTCACTGCTCAGTCTCATCAGGATAGGCTTCAAGAAACTCTCTTATTCTCAGCCTTTCGTCCTTTGTGAGATCAGGATTATCACCAGTCAATCTCTCCCTAAGCAATGCGCCAACACTGCTGGAATCATCAAGGACCTGTTCATGGAGGAGAATGCATTATCTGAAAATCAAGAGGAAGCACTGTGCAAATTTCTAATGATTTAAAATATGCATTGTTACAATTTGAGCTCAAATCATAAAATATCATATTCTGGAAAATTGTTGTAATTCATACTTGAACAAATTCATGAGCAAAGATTCTAGTTTCTTTACTGAAAAGAAAAGCTACTTCCAATTCCTTGGATTCAAAGATGTGAAGAAAGAGTTAACAATCACTAAATTTCTCCCCTTTCTATTTTTGGTTAAAATAATGGAGGATGTTATAAGGAGCACAGCTCACCCAACACCAAATTTTCCATATGTTGGTCTAATGCCGGTTTTATAAGCAAGGTAGTTCAAACTTACGTCAAGAAAATTGTTGACATGGCCATCTTTGTTGGGAGAAGTTATAAGCTCATTCTTGTTGCATATCCATTTCCCATCAACTATGTACTTGTATTCATAGTGCCCTTCCTGGAAAAAGTTATAAGAAACTTGTTTCTTAAACAATTTTGCATATCACGAAACTAGCAAAcgcattaaagaaaaattgaatttAGAAAACTAGAGTCGGCTAAATCTGCAAATTTGTTTCTATAAGTGCACTTACAGGCAATTCCCTCTTGAGAGACCACAAACCTTGCTTGTCATCAAAATCTAAGGGCATTCTCTGAAAATTTGTCAAAATTCATCATATCAGCATTGAGTGGAAAAATAAAGAGAGTTGGTGAAATCCAATAAGCTTGAAGCTAGTAACTTTCTGGGGCCTTGACCAAAACTACTGTCAATATTTCTATtgcagaagaactcaaacaaaaAAACGAATGAGAAAGCTCGATCAGATCAGCACCTGCCCCCATCCGATATCGAGTCCTGAAACTTCCACTGAAGAGCAATTACTGCCTTCCCATGATAAAGTGACAGACTTCTTACTGAGGCCTGTAAGCTTTGAATGCCATAAATAAATGATGGTTAgtaatataaacaaaataaaatcagtATATATCTGCTTGATATTCACATGTTCTTGTTGATATAATGAGGgaataaagataagaaatagtTACAGATAGTAACATATAATCTATTCTCTTTTAGTTTAATTGCTCCACGGGCATCTTTTACCATTAAAAGAAACTAATTGGATCCCTGATTCCCTGTTGCTAAAATTCCGTCAAGTCACTATTATAGGGTAGACTCGAATCAAAATTTATATATGTAGGGACCATAAAAATGTGGAATTTCTAAATTGACTCACAATGTCAGCAGTCGCACTTTTAATGGCATCCAGTTTCGGAAAGCATGGCCTTTTGCTCTGCAAATGACAAAAAGCCTCAAGCAAATGAGAATAATAGCCATTACACCGTTCGAATGAGAATTTTAAGACCTAGATTACAAGGATAATTATCAAATTATTTTAGAATGTGCAGCATTAAAAAGCATCAAGAGAAGTTACCAGGAGAAGTTTATAAGCCTCATTGAGTTTATAACCCTGAACCCAAAACATATATGCCAACTGAGACAAAAATAAACAGTTAATAAGTGACTAATGGAGATCAATCAACATATAATATCTTAAATGTACCTgagataaaaataaacaaataaagatGCATTTGAATTCATGCCAAAATGTTCGAGaaaaaaggaaaattgaaatctACTTCATGGAAGTTTGAATTGGTTAATCCATTTTCCGTCATCCATAGTATAACTAACCACCTTTTGGATTTCCTTACTATTGATCAAATATAAAGTCATACCAAATTCAATAATATCAAAATTAATAGTGAATATATAGTCCCAAAAGCTCTATTATGCTTACATGAATTAGAGAATTAAACATTTTCTGATAAAACAGCAAAATATCAATTTTTAGGATTTCTTGTATAACCTTTATAAAAACAAGGGCAAGCTAGAAGAGAATACATTAGGATGGTCTGCGCTATTGCCATACCAGCAAAAATCATTCTAGCAGTCAACAGCAAAAGTATACATGGTAAAGAAAAAGGTGGCCTAGAGCATGAGGCTTCCATTATTGTAAGGTGAGGCAGTCATATGTACACAACCTTAGCCCCATAAGAGGAGAATCTGTTTCTCACAACTTGAACCAGGGATGGCCAGAGGCAACAAGCTTGGCACCCTACTGTAGCACTAAATTAAGTTTGATCTACAGGCtttaaaaaattacataaaattaTGAAATCAAAAGTTTTACTATTATATGGTTTTTGGTTATTCATTTGATACTAACAAATTTAAGTGAGAACAACTAATGAAAGCATTCAGTTGGTGAGAAGTCACTTAATACATTCAGTGTCTTGTCTTTACTTTGATTAAATGGAAAGTAGTTCCTTTAGCATAAATCAGGCAAATACCTGGAGAGAGAAAATGCACACTAAAGACAAAATCAAGAGACATACCGCAATGGCTGGAGCTCTTCCAAGTCCAGCAGTGCAATGTATATATGTCACCCCTCCATTGGAATTTATTGCCTTGTATAATTTGCTAACTACAGCTGGGAGACGCATCCGTAAATCAAATGCATCAAAGTCTCTGCCACATCAAAATCAGATCATCGTTGAATGTTAAGAAGTGCAAGGCATACAAAGGCAAAGAAATGTATAATAGAGAGGGAATGATCAAAACCTACCAATAATAGTAAATTAAGAACAATAAAGCAAAGTGACATTactaattaagaataaattagTGCCTGATAAAAAATAGAAGTAGAGAGTTTGGCTTACGTGTTGCAAGAGAGCAGTCAAAAAGATCATAAATATTTGTAAGTATATATTATCAACATCCAAGCAAACCATTCCCTTGTTTATATTTAAGTATTTAAAACAGAGTATGTGATTGTTAGGAAGATTATCATATGTGACAGTGACTACAGATTTTACCTTAATATTATTATTACGGCGGTAATGTCTTTGAGCTTAATTCTTTGCTATATGTTAAACTTTGTTACCCATGCAAGCCATGAGTTGTTAGCACTAATCAGTAGAATATAGAATACAGCGAAGTACTGGATTTTTGTGAAGGAAACATTCTAGCAACATTTTCAATGGATTTCTTAACATGCAACTTAACCTGAGTAGAAATAATTCAGGCCAATTTGAATTTATAATGGTCCCCTCTTAATGTTATCATTTAACCAATATCATCCCATAACTGACCTTATCTGAGCACGCAAGTGCTGAATGTCACCGCACGCCTTGGCATATTCTCGTATGGCATTGATATCAACTCCAAAATATCTGAAATAGTGGTCAAGAAGCACAacaatttttcttgttttcccAATTTCCAAGTGGAAAAAGAAAGCCTTATAAATAAACTACTAAGGATACTCTAGGTCTGGATCTTGTTGCAAGCAAAATATAGTTTTCACTCCAATTTTCCGAAGTTTGTCAACATCTTCGGGAGTCTGGAATTTACAGATAAAATTAAAGAAGTCAGATGATCAAACTTGATTTCACAAAACTGTACCAGATTGCCACAAATCCACAACTGGaggggaaaaaataaaataaaaacctgTAGGCATGATCCTACTATCAAGTCTGGACGGATGAAGTTGTAGTTCATTCCCAATTCATGCCTATATGTCAAAACTGTATAAAACTATGTCATAAAGGGTTTATGGTGTTAATATTCAAAGAATGAAAGAAACGGAAGGTCATTATAATGAAAGAGCCATCTATTGGATAATCCAAAGTCCAAACTATTAGCCGAAGTCAAATGCTGTATATATGGCTGTAAGAACTTATCTTAACAAATGACATGAAAGTTTATTTATGGTAACATGAAATCTTTTTACGCAACATCAAAGATGTAGCTTCAAAATAGAGACATGGTCTTCTAATTTCTTTTGGTTAATCAAACCTATAAGTACAAAGTAGCAGAATACAAACAGAGTGATGAAATATACCAGCACCCATGGCTTCTGTCATGTTGTTACTATATGTCTCAGACTTTTCCTCTTTCATATCAAAACTACTTGTCTCTGCACTTGGTATGGAACCAGAAGCAGACTGCAAAAGGAAATGCCAATCATGTTCTCTagtgaaaagaaaagaagatatgaAGCAACAAGGACACAAATTGCAGATACCAATACTCCTGTTTACATAATCAAACCAAAGGGAATGACACTCGGGTAAAAAATTGACATTCACTTTTTGAGTTTGAAGTATTTCTATTGCAGACACTCcttgttttctttataatttgtttttattCCCACACGTGCACCAAAATGACAAAATGTATACTCTCCATTCAAATGCTATCACTATCATTGATTTGGCCATTTTCGTATGTTTCAGAATATGCCAAGAAAATTCCATTGTCTTACTATTCTGTGTACTGGCCTCATAATTCAGCTTTGCAATACCACTATTGCATTATTCCTATGCAAAGAATCCTCACATTATTATTACTATCTATAAGTTTCTTAAGAGCTTATGAACTCTTAACTGATTAGCACCACCAACAGCAGATTGATAAAATGGAAaaccaaaaaatgaaaaaaaaaaatatatatatatatatattttttctcggAAAAGATAAAGTTACCTTAATTGCCATACTTCGATTCTGATGAGAACTCTTGCTGATTCCCTAAAACCAACCACGAAAGCCACATTTTTCACATACAAATTAAACACATTAACAAAGAAAATGCAGTGTAAGTAAATAGGGCGAGACTGAGGTACCAGTGAAACAGAACAGAAAGGATGGTTCCTGTGGTGGCGCGTGGATACTTGGAAGGGCAAAACATAGGATCTACAAATGGGGGAAACacacagaaaagaaaagaaaagaaaaagtttaaTTAAGAATCTCATTCGATTTGGATGGCATGGACAAAGAAAAAGCGTGCATTACAgtgaaaatataaattaaaataaaggaggaagaaagaataacGAACAGCTGAAGATTCTGAAGGCAGTTCATGATTGCAGCAGAAACCTGAAACACTCTTGAGTTGAGTTGCTTAgagtttcagttttttttttctctgcgAATTGTGATTGATAGTTAtgcaaactctctctctctctctctctctctaatagTGTCTACTTCGATTACTCTCTATTCCTTGATATTTTGATTTATGAATTACTTTATTTTATACAGTTACAACCAGAAAAAGGCGTTAGCCTTTTCTTTTTTTGGGATACAGTTCCATTATTGATTTTTGTTAtagcaatttttttttatgaCAGCTACATNNNNNNNNNNNNNNNNNNNNNNTATGTTAAATTATCTCATaatctttaattattattttcacaaaatttttatgtgaaaaatattttttagaaggTTCTTAATCATTATTATTGAGCAAACATTTTTTGTGAATAATCGCTTGATAAAGGCATTGCTGTGCGCAGTGGCTGTTACTAAGATCCAATGATTAAGCATGAAATGTTTCTGATGAATATTTTTGCAATATTTTAGAGAATGAATTTGCAATCGAAGAATGAAGAGGTCAAGAGGACACTCAAATGACATAAACTACTGGGTCCAACCACGTGGGCTCACGGCGGTATAGACTCCACGCTTTTtactatgaaaaaaataaaatcattttGGAATGTGATTttcaagaaggaagaaataatgcAGCTTTGAGACCTAGTTAAGATGGTATATCAGAAGGGAAATTATCCGTCGAGGACGCCGAAAATAAATATGTGATGCTGATATTACGCGTCAAATTTAGATTATAGTACTTGTAAGTTGTAAGTTTTATTGATTGTAGAATAATTTTgaattttcgtttttttttttacaagtgAGATTAATGTTATTGATTAGAAATTAAATATTTATGTATagaagtcacaaaaaaaatatttatgtatgAAGCATATTTGGACCagtaaaaaaaaattaggtgGTGAACTAAAGTGAAAGGAATGACTTTTT from Arachis ipaensis cultivar K30076 chromosome B09, Araip1.1, whole genome shotgun sequence includes these protein-coding regions:
- the LOC107617994 gene encoding ankyrin repeat-containing protein At5g02620-like isoform X2; this encodes MAGSGRRKSIDCTLYNAAIEGNFDAFNDVQNIEHLLTPNNNTILHLHLTSAITIPAQTVSPPQPLFYLLNKRSERSTVSEDFVKKVLDKCGGQVLIANAKGETPLHLAARYGHSGVTKLLIESAKSFHDDIEAGRRAEKELMRAKSKTGDTALHEAVRHNHIEVVDILLNLDKSINNVANNENETPLYIASERKYKRIVDKILVKVESPAYEGPNDRTALHAAVINSDIGMVKDLMKNEHVRSAIKHADGRKGWIPLHYAVKDGNTDMTTLLLNEDRNTDTAYMQDKEGRTAFHIAAYFGHEEIVDTFVKHYQGCSEIVDNKGWNVLHYAVKGGSSHIVAKIMRKLSLSHLYNEKDIYGDTPLHHLASSRIQSRELVYHNRVDRLALNKNDQTALDVAYAIAEDADRVLTKKLHLPYPEVQNKMVIIRVVLY
- the LOC107617994 gene encoding ankyrin repeat-containing protein At5g02620-like isoform X1 produces the protein MAGSGRRKSIDCTLYNAAIEGNFDAFNDVQNIEHLLTPNNNTILHLHLTSAITIPAQTVSPPQPLFYLLNKRSERSTVSEDFVKKVLDKCGGQVLIANAKGETPLHLAARYGHSGVTKLLIESAKSFHDDIEAGRRAEKELMRAKSKTGDTALHEAVRHNHIEVVDILLNLDKSINNVANNENETPLYIASERKYKRIVDKILVKVESPAYEGPNDRTALHAAVINSDIGMVKDLMKNEHVRSAIKHADGRKGWIPLHYAVKDGNTDMTTLLLNEDRNTDTAYMQDKEGRTAFHIAAYFGHEEIVDTFVKHYQGCSEIVDNKGWNVLHYAVKGGSSHIVAKIMRKLSLSHLYNEKDIYGDTPLHHLASSRIQSRELVYHNRVDRLALNKNDQTALDVAYAIAEDADRVLTKKRLIMQLEKAGGIGSQHLDERDRLGKGTKKLEFTKEAKESHLIVATLIATVTFAAAFTLPGGTEQDGDHKGSPILGHKPSFKAFIVSNTISLVMAASAAFIHLFSPLNKAKWLDYYFSEVAFSFTLVAIATMIVAFGTGTFAVLGSSPVGIAAIIVGLSFFFVFRQVLQMSFGGESFFTFVMNLVNAIIFPFIRFTPRPFGFFILFFKRSDEPRII
- the LOC107617995 gene encoding phosphoglucan phosphatase DSP4, amyloplastic: MNCLQNLQLSYVLPFQVSTRHHRNHPFCSVSLGISKSSHQNRSMAIKSASGSIPSAETSSFDMKEEKSETYSNNMTEAMGAVLTYRHELGMNYNFIRPDLIVGSCLQTPEDVDKLRKIGVKTIFCLQQDPDLEYFGVDINAIREYAKACGDIQHLRAQIRDFDAFDLRMRLPAVVSKLYKAINSNGGVTYIHCTAGLGRAPAIALAYMFWVQGYKLNEAYKLLLSKRPCFPKLDAIKSATADILTGLSKKSVTLSWEGSNCSSVEVSGLDIGWGQRMPLDFDDKQGLWSLKRELPEGHYEYKYIVDGKWICNKNELITSPNKDGHVNNFLDVLDDSSSVGALLRERLTGDNPDLTKDERLRIREFLEAYPDETEQ